The following are encoded together in the Primulina tabacum isolate GXHZ01 chromosome 18, ASM2559414v2, whole genome shotgun sequence genome:
- the LOC142533179 gene encoding pescadillo homolog isoform X2 translates to MKDIMFVKHGPILETLRDMRTHEKKVKKAISKKNRDLAERLLTRKPTYNLHMLIKERYPEFIDALRDLDDCLSMVHLFAALPAVDRAVNGEKIPVDRVHNCRRLSLEWQAFVSRTHKLRKTFISVKGIYYQAEVEGQKIIWLTPHALQQVLPEVDYKVLLTFLEYNEALLVSVNHRLYNLVNLKYPPILDPQLEAFDADLYALSRLFDGKDCTSSMKTAAAISSASEHTKIQQKGTNHDESVVRHVQLQLLSSDEPGALMPLAVDAISEDEEDAGTRECKNLFKTIKFFLSREVPTESLLFVIPAFGGTVSWEGEGAPFEESDQCITHQEQHR, encoded by the exons ATGAAAGATATCATGTTTGTTAAACATGGGCCCATTCTAGAAACATTGAGAGACATGCGGACACATGAAAAGAAGGTGAAAAAAGCCATATCAAAGAAGAACAGGGATCTTGCTGAACGACTTTTGACAAGGAAGCCTACTTACAATCTTCACATGCTTATTAAAGAGAG ATATCCTGAATTCATTGACGCACTGAGAGATCTGGATGATTGTCTTAGTATGGTACACCTGTTTGCTGCATTGCCAGCTGTGGATAGGGCAGTAAATGGAGAAAAGATTCCTGTTGACCGTGTTCATAATTGCAGAAG GTTGAGTCTTGAGTGGCAGGCATTTGTTTCTCGCACCCACAAACTGCGGAAGACATTCATTTCTGTGAAAGGCATATATTACCAA GCGGAGGTTGAGGGGCAAAAAATTATATGGTTAACTCCTCATGCGTTGCAGCAAGTACTGCCAGAAGTTGATTACAAAGTCTTGCTTACATTTTTGGAATATAATGAG GCTCTTCTAGTATCAGTTAACCACAGACTCTATAATTTGGTAAACTTGAAATATCCCCCCATCCTTGACCCTCAGCTTGAAGCTTTTGACGCCG ATCTTTATGCCTTGTCAAGATTATTTGATGGGAAAGATTGCACTTCCTCAATGAAGACAGCTGCTGCCATTTCATCTGCATCAGAGCATACCAAGATCCAGCAGAAGGGGACGAACCATGATGAATCTGTAGTGCGACATGTGCAGCTTCAACTTCTTTCTTCTGATGAGCCTGGTGCTTTGATGCCCCTTGCTGTAGATGCTATAAGTGAGGATGAGGAGGATGCAGGGACAAGAGAATGTAAAAATCTCTTCAAGACCATTAAATTCTTCTTGAGTCGTGAG GTTCCTACAGAGTCATTGCTGTTTGTCATCCCTGCTTTTGGTGGAACAGTTTCTTGGGAGGGTGAAGGAGCTCCATTTGAGGAGTCCGACCAGTGCATTACTCATCAG GAACAACATAGATGA
- the LOC142533179 gene encoding pescadillo homolog isoform X1, which produces MKDIMFVKHGPILETLRDMRTHEKKVKKAISKKNRDLAERLLTRKPTYNLHMLIKERYPEFIDALRDLDDCLSMVHLFAALPAVDRAVNGEKIPVDRVHNCRRLSLEWQAFVSRTHKLRKTFISVKGIYYQAEVEGQKIIWLTPHALQQVLPEVDYKVLLTFLEYNEALLVSVNHRLYNLVNLKYPPILDPQLEAFDADLYALSRLFDGKDCTSSMKTAAAISSASEHTKIQQKGTNHDESVVRHVQLQLLSSDEPGALMPLAVDAISEDEEDAGTRECKNLFKTIKFFLSREVPTESLLFVIPAFGGTVSWEGEGAPFEESDQCITHQVVDRPTQYHKFLSRDYIQPQWVYDCVNARILLPTEKYMVGCVPPPHLSPFVDDVAEGYAPEYAEAIKRLKAAKRKGALPLPGTGKEDLGDPQSFLGVIDRAEAIEAAERKR; this is translated from the exons ATGAAAGATATCATGTTTGTTAAACATGGGCCCATTCTAGAAACATTGAGAGACATGCGGACACATGAAAAGAAGGTGAAAAAAGCCATATCAAAGAAGAACAGGGATCTTGCTGAACGACTTTTGACAAGGAAGCCTACTTACAATCTTCACATGCTTATTAAAGAGAG ATATCCTGAATTCATTGACGCACTGAGAGATCTGGATGATTGTCTTAGTATGGTACACCTGTTTGCTGCATTGCCAGCTGTGGATAGGGCAGTAAATGGAGAAAAGATTCCTGTTGACCGTGTTCATAATTGCAGAAG GTTGAGTCTTGAGTGGCAGGCATTTGTTTCTCGCACCCACAAACTGCGGAAGACATTCATTTCTGTGAAAGGCATATATTACCAA GCGGAGGTTGAGGGGCAAAAAATTATATGGTTAACTCCTCATGCGTTGCAGCAAGTACTGCCAGAAGTTGATTACAAAGTCTTGCTTACATTTTTGGAATATAATGAG GCTCTTCTAGTATCAGTTAACCACAGACTCTATAATTTGGTAAACTTGAAATATCCCCCCATCCTTGACCCTCAGCTTGAAGCTTTTGACGCCG ATCTTTATGCCTTGTCAAGATTATTTGATGGGAAAGATTGCACTTCCTCAATGAAGACAGCTGCTGCCATTTCATCTGCATCAGAGCATACCAAGATCCAGCAGAAGGGGACGAACCATGATGAATCTGTAGTGCGACATGTGCAGCTTCAACTTCTTTCTTCTGATGAGCCTGGTGCTTTGATGCCCCTTGCTGTAGATGCTATAAGTGAGGATGAGGAGGATGCAGGGACAAGAGAATGTAAAAATCTCTTCAAGACCATTAAATTCTTCTTGAGTCGTGAG GTTCCTACAGAGTCATTGCTGTTTGTCATCCCTGCTTTTGGTGGAACAGTTTCTTGGGAGGGTGAAGGAGCTCCATTTGAGGAGTCCGACCAGTGCATTACTCATCAG GTTGTGGATAGGCCAACACAGTATCACAAATTCCTATCCAGAGATTATATCCAGCCACAGTGGGTTTATGATTGTGTAAACGCACGTATACTATTGCCAACTGAGAAATACATGGTGGGATG TGTACCTCCACCACATTTGTCTCCATTTGTTGACGATGTAGCAGAAGGTTATGCTCCTGAATATGCAGAAGCTATTAAACGGCTGAAAGCTGCCAAGAGAAAAGGAGCTCTACCATTGCCTGGCACTGGAAAAGAAGATTTAGGTGATCCTCAGAGTTTCCTTGGCGTTATTGATCGAGCAGAAGCTATTGAAGCAGCTGAGAGAAAACGGTAG